In Osmerus eperlanus chromosome 4, fOsmEpe2.1, whole genome shotgun sequence, the sequence ATCACATTTGAGCAGTAGTCCTCAATGGAGTCAATTGTCTAACTTGCCTTGAACTGGAAAAATTAAATTTTATGTGGAGCCAGTCTGTCTGTGACTGACAATCACATGCACCATGACAAGGCCAAACATGGGTAGTAACAAACCGTTTATTCATTTGACCGAATAAATCTCCAATCACACAATGTTGGGCTTCTTTCGCAAGCAGATGCATCAAATCTGTACAAACATTTCCTGCCCCTTAGGAGCCCGGGAAGATTTAAGAATTGTTCTACTCTCCTGAAGGCGTTATTAATCTGCACTGTTAATGAAAAGACCATGCTACAGAAAAGGAGTGTGCATGAAAGCTAAAAGGCAAACACTGTGCTCTTGAAGGCCTCAAAGCCATATCTACATGCATCTGTCTGGGTCAGGATGAGTACCAACAATTCTTGGCTTTCAGGTCCTGGTTATTCAAATACATTTGCActcgtttgtttgtttacatgttCTTCTTTCAGTTGGTTTACAACATGTTCTTCGGGATGTGAGAATTTCCCACAACTTCTAACACAAAACAGATTGTTCCGTCATTTCACACAAATCAAACAGTCTGCGTACATTTTGTCTGTGTACAGTGTACATTTGATCATTTTGAGTTTGTTTACAATGGTTCCCTCAGAATGTTACTCCACAATTccacaatttaaaaaaacaaacaaacattggaATTTTCTGGAATTTCACACAAATAAGACACAGTCAATCTTAAAATCACAcagattagtgtgtgtgcgtgtgaattcAGTGTCCCTCAGTCATTCTGCATGAAGATACAAAAgtgtcaaacaaaacaaaagatggCTTCAGATTCCTCTATGCCTGGATGGTGCTCTTGGCACTGAAGGCAAGGTAGTAGAAGAGGATGCCGATGAGAGCCGCCAGCACTTCAGTGGACACCCAGGGGCCATTCcatgcaccctacacacacacacacacacacacacacacacacacacacacacacacatacacacacacacacacacacacacacactcaaattaaAAGAAACTCCTCCCCTTGGGGTTCAATAAAGTGCTGCTCTGCGCAATTTAGATTACAATTAAAATAACCATAAATAACGATAAAGTACATGATGATAAATACTCTTTGCTAACATGGCGGCTTCAATAAGAGAGGCATCGCAATGCACAGGCAACAACTAAGAAATAAAAGTGAAATTCTCTGCTACATTATCAAGTGGTGATCAGTGTTCATCTTTTTGCTTCAGACTCACCCTGTGATCCACattgacagagaagagaggctggaTGGATGCTACATCTTCATTGTTCCTCTgagcctgagacacacacatgaaagatCACTGAAAGGCTTTTGATTCACAATAACATAACAGCGATAAACAGGATCTGCTTAGTCACGTGGCCACATGTGAGAGAATAAACCTACCTTCCGCAGGGAGCTGTAAGACTCCTCATCGAAGAATTTGACCTGGTATGTTCCAGAACTAGCTTGTTTGTGGGGAAGACTCCAAGACACCTGAGGTTGTATAAGAAAGATGGAGTACACAATGTTATGTTAACAGactgcaaaaaaataaataaacatacaaCAGGCAAGACATTGTAGTTGTCCTACCTGGTACTTTCCAACATCCTGGCCCCTGGTCACAGGGAACTGTCTTCCTTGGACATCAGCATACAGCGCCACACTCTGTCAAAAAGTGTGTGCATTAGCACTCATATTACATTACTTGGAGGCAAAAACATACATTGGTCTTATCTATGATGTCTGGACTTTGGCCCTGTGCAGGCCTGCAGAGACATCACCCAGTACATCTACATATTACAGTAGAATAGTTGCCAAGGCTAAAACAAAACTGGCTATGGCTACTTATTTATAGCTATCAAAAAAACTTTTGAACATTGACTTAAGTATTTTAAGGCAAAGGATAATAGTGTTGATTATAATAAATGACCCTTTAGAGTGCATGATCAGGTGTGACTACCTGCGCTCCGTTGGCACAAGCCAGACTGAGCTCAACGATGAAGACGGACTCGGAGGAGATGACGGCATCCGAGGTTGTGTAGGCCGAGGGAGTGATCACAGGGTCTGTGCAGCTTTCAGCTATAACGCATAAACGGCTATTAATATTTTGTTACTGCATACGATACCTCTGCAGCAAGATAGCTAGTATTGATGTCATAGTAACAGTCAATACATCAGGGCAAATTCATTAACGTTTTACCTAGCTGGCTGGTCAAGAAAGATAGCCATAACTTAAGTAGATAGCTAGCAAGTAGTTAACAACCAGTCAGCTACATCAGAGCTAACTAGCAAGGTAGTTTGCTAGTCAAATAAAGGACGCTTTGAACAAGGTTTAAAGTAGCTTTCTCTATTTCAATGAATTCGATATTGTTAATTTGCAGGCAAGCAGGCCCAGCTTGTGGTTAGTTATCTCgcctaggggggagggggggagctaGTTTAGTTAGCTAACACGAAAGTATCAAGCTGGCAATCCCTGATCTGATCATTGATTTACTTACCAGAACAAGCGCAGACAAGAAGAGCAAGAAAGGCAGCTATTCTGATCATCATGAGTTTGCAAGGTGTTTCTCACAGCTTAGAATTAAGTATATTGTTTTGCAGCTCCTCTGACACACGTCTACCTAAGAGAGAAGTCCACCTCAGCGCTGAGACCGGTGCGTTGTAATGACGTGTACTGAATCGGCGCAATGCATTACGGGAAAAAACGGCGACACGTCGtcatcttttatttatttatttatttcgatTGAAATACAAACCCACAAACAATACCAAACACGATTTATGATTTATACAAATATCTGAGTTACATTGAAACAGGGGAACTGGGGATTTTATCATGGCGTTCAATAAAGATATTGtcttttcgttttttttggTAGTCTCAGTGAAGATATAGGCCTATAGCAAATTCAACAATACAGCTTTCCATACCAGAGTCGCAGACATTGAAGCGCGTTCTTGCTAAGTCTGTAGGGTTTAGGGTGGTCCGCCTGTCCCAATATCAAATCGGTAAGTGTGTGAGGGCTCTCTCGCAGCCATTTTGAGCCCTTTATGCCCTTTCGCAGCCCCTTTGAGCCCTTTAAGTCTgcatttttgcagactttgGCTAAGGGAAATGCCCACGGCGCTGTGACTTGAAACACACTTCGGGTTACCAAGGGAGGCCGAAAGCAAACCCGCATCgtaatagaaaaaaaagaacggTAAACAATCAAGCATGGAAGGAGCAATTAACCCTGAAGTTAACATGGTTaggaaaaaaaagtttacatgtaagtttaaacacaaagctcactgatggttcaTATAGCCAGAACTGTGGATAGTTTGTCCTATgatgataaattacaaatatgcTTTcatgagatttgatccaacatgACTATCTGTTTATAAACAGGGAGCGATCAACAAACAATGCAATTCATTAATCTGCGGATGGAGCACGATGCTCAGTTTACTGGCCACAGAAAAGCATCTGCTTATGGATTTGAGTAAGTATTCAGCAAGTAGCTATAGACCTACATTTTAGGAATGTTAGTTTTCTAGCTACAAAAtcacaaactgtgtgtgtgtgtcatgtagtAAATGTCCTGCTCTGTCAATACAATCAACGGACCCCCAACTTTGCTTTCTGCTCAACAGTGTGGTCATCAAAGAGATGGGACTGGATGACAGTCTGACAAATGTCCAAGCAGCTAAGAAATGGGAAAACCTAAAGAAAAAGTATAGGGTGAAATCCTTTTTATCTAGTATCCAATGAATGGGCCACTGTATCACATGTAGGCTATTTCTCTGTGGGTTTAGTTTACACTAATGTTGAATCTTCATGAATTATCTGGATACTTTTCTATAAACAGAAAGGTTTGATCAAA encodes:
- the ssr4 gene encoding translocon-associated protein subunit delta, translating into MMIRIAAFLALLVCACSAESCTDPVITPSAYTTSDAVISSESVFIVELSLACANGAQSVALYADVQGRQFPVTRGQDVGKYQVSWSLPHKQASSGTYQVKFFDEESYSSLRKAQRNNEDVASIQPLFSVNVDHRGAWNGPWVSTEVLAALIGILFYYLAFSAKSTIQA